A stretch of Coccidioides posadasii str. Silveira chromosome 2, complete sequence DNA encodes these proteins:
- a CDS encoding uncharacterized protein (antiSMASH:Cluster_2.8~EggNog:ENOG410PP4M~COG:S~BUSCO:12513at33183), which yields MEGLAFTSRRLYLKNTLCVHCLRRIQGPDNRPISRAQNVYPQPPPKPTFQFQIRAHKTLSQGSQVSQAYPLKGYYSDILSHPTRVANPARHDPSTPPAPAAQASSDTREPTPAEKMSIVFGTRLAGPGYTSRYNPTTPPDSTWQTINGVPIPPRPSEPDNCCMSGCVHCVWDDYRDDIEEWAARVREAKNRAKVMIEAGGDVRHKPRREVESASMSMDDDGGGSEGNWVGDPLSTEAEDLFEGIPVGFREFMKTEKRLKQKKTSQQEVC from the coding sequence ATGGAGGGCTTGGCCTTCACTTCAAGACGACTCTATTTGAAGAATACCTTATGCGTACACTGCCTCCGCCGGATACAGGGCCCAGACAATAGGCCTATCTCACGCGCTCAAAACGTTTACCCTCAACCACCACCAAAACCTACTTTTCAATTTCAAATAAGAGCGCATAAAACTCTCAGTCAAGGATCCCAAGTATCACAGGCCTATCCTCTGAAAGGCTACTACTCTGACATCCTTTCTCACCCAACCCGTGTTGCCAATCCCGCTCGACATGACCCTTCCACACCACCAGCCCCCGCCGCCCAGGCATCTTCCGACACTCGCGAACCTACACCCGCCGAAAAGATGAGCATAGTTTTCGGGACCCGCCTCGCAGGTCCAGGCTACACATCGCGTTACAATCCAACCACTCCACCAGACTCAACCTGGCAAACAATCAACGGCGTCCCGATCCCCCCGCGCCCCTCAGAGCCAGATAATTGCTGTATGAGCGGATGCGTACACTGTGTCTGGGACGATTACCGAGACGACATTGAAGAATGGGCGGCGCGGGTACGCGAGGCGAAAAACCGTGCAAAAGTGATGATTGAGGCGGGAGGAGATGTGAGGCATAAGCCGCGCCGTGAGGTTGAGAGCGCGAGTATGAGTATGGACGATGATGGAGGGGGAAGTGAGGGTAATTGGGTTGGCGATCCATTGTCAACGGAGGCGGAGGATCTGTTTGAGGGGATTCCAGTGGGCTTTAGAGAGTTTATGAAGACGGAGAAGCGActgaaacagaagaagacgagTCAACAAGAGGTGTGCTGA